Proteins from a genomic interval of Capsicum annuum cultivar UCD-10X-F1 chromosome 4, UCD10Xv1.1, whole genome shotgun sequence:
- the LOC107867351 gene encoding uncharacterized protein LOC107867351: MMEKRKFKKRVFVSEHDMSTLLQRYTAMTMLTLLQEVAQVKESKIDWNELVKKTTTGITNAREYQMVWRHLAYRQVLLDKVDDDAQPLDDDSDLESDLEAFPPVSNETSLEAAACVKVLVASRAPCDTNMSDGNTIEVPLTISMPNRQTSGTAAENSLHGISAYGTKLTVPVTVQMQPLPSVTAAEGLDTSGPGTASYNSRRRRKPWSAAEDRELIAAVQKCGEGNWASILKEDFKGDRTASQLYQRWSIIKKRNMAGNASQLSEAQLAARHAMSVAFGDNLRAACPTSTNVGPNSSGGPSNSSHFAAADIASGGPQSKHRQDLVPSKPIVPKNPLAEPAINPDPMAKAAAMAASSPIAVHSSAAASLQKAAQSKKGIHIMPGGTPAVKSSVPSSFSGLPSNVHFIRTGLVSRPAGLSNASQSGTQQLQALRSASPAVQPRPATVPSRTNTASVVPSAPTSSPATAVLGVKSKAAVMQENQTAVLSNARSEKAGVIRAASLANTPQQQVQKGPTFGSGNRLTVKVEGQELGGESKASRIWIQEKLIPSQESPSNKNENAKTELAAENTSGQGPAPVTCKVVFKDS, encoded by the exons ATGATGGAGAAAAGGAAGTTCAAGAAAAGGGTGTTTGTTAGTGAACATGACATGTCCACTCTCTTACAAAG GTACACAGCAATGACAATGTTGACACTGTTGCAAGAGGTGGCACAAGTTAAAGAATCGAAAATCGATTGGAATGAATTGGTGAAGAAGACTACTACTGGGATTACCAATGCTAGAGAGTACCAGATGGTGTGGCGCCATTTGGCTTATCGCCAAGTATTGCTTGATAAAGTGGATGATGATGCTCAACCTCTG GATGATGATAGTGATCTAGAATCTGATTTGGAAGCTTTTCCTCCGGTTAGCAATGAGACTTCATTAGAGGCTGCAGCCTGTGTGAAG GTATTAGTTGCTTCTCGGGCTCCATGTGATACAAATATGTCAGATGGAAATACAATTGAGGTTCCATTGACTATAAGCATGCCCAATAGGCAAACATCTGGAACTGCTGCAGAAAATTCACTCCATGGTATTTCAGCATATGGGACAAAACTTACAGTCCCGGTTACTGTGCAAATGCAGCCACTTCCTTCTGTCACAGCTGCTGAGGGTTTGGACACCAGTGGACCAGGTACAGCCAGCTATAATTCTCGTCGAAGACGAAAACCTTGGTCTGCAGCTGAAGATAGGGAGCTCATTGCTGCAGTACAAAAGTGTGGTGAAGGGAACTGGGCAAGTATATTGAAAGAGGACTTTAAGGGTGACAGAACAGCTTCACAACTTTATCAG AGGTGGTCAATTATTAAAAAGCGGAACATGGCCGGAAATGCCTCACAACTGTCGGAGGCTCAGCTTGCGGCTCGTCATGCAATGTCCGTGGCTTTTGGGGATAATTTAAGAGCAGCTTGTCCAACCAGCACTAATG TTGGGCCAAATTCAAGTGGTGGACCTAGTAACTCTTCCCATTTTGCTGCTGCTGATATTGCATCAGGTGGTCCACAATCTAAGCATCGGCAAGATTTAGTACCTTCAAAACCTATAGTCCCAAAAAATCCATTAGCAGAGCCTGCTATTAACCCAGATCCAATGGCCAAAGCTGCTGCTATGGCTGCAAGCTCCCCCATTGCTGTCCATTCAAGTGCTGCTGCCTCGCTGCAAAAGGCTGCACAATCTAAAAAAGGCATCCATATCATGCCTGGAGGAACTCCTGCAGTCAAATCATCAGTGCCAAGTAGCTTTAGTGGTTTGCCTAGTAATGTACATTTCATTCGAACTGGCCTGGTGTCCCGTCCCGCAGGCCTCTCTAATGCCTCACAGTCTGGAACCCAGCAATTGCAGGCTCTAAGATCTGCATCACCTGCAGTTCAGCCTAGACCAGCGACTGTGCCATCCAGAACCAATACTGCATCTGTGGTTCCCAGTGCCCCTACATCTTCTCCAGCAACCGCCGTGCTCGGAGTAAAATCTAAAGCCGCAGTTATGCAAGAAAATCAAACTGCTGTTCTGTCTAATGCAAGGAGTGAGAAAGCTGGAGTTATTCGAGCTGCTTCATTGGCGAATACACCACAACAGCAGGTCCAAAAAGGTCCAACTTTTGGTTCAGGCAACCGGTTGACAGTGAAGGTTGAAGGTCAAGAACTTGGAGGAGAGAGTAAAGCTTCAAGAATTTGGATCCAAGAAaaactaatcccaagtcaagaGTCTCCCAGCAATAAGAATGAGAACGCTAAAACAGAATTGGCAGCTGAAAACACTAGTGGTCAAGGTCCAGCACCTGTGACATGTAAGGTGGTGTTCAAAGATAGTTGA